The following proteins come from a genomic window of Geothrix edaphica:
- a CDS encoding DUF3473 domain-containing protein, translating into MSSLRLPLSLDWEDWFQLCCPPFDQPEALDRFECRLPLATERSLAFCAELGATATWFCLGDQARRHPGLLRRVAAQGHAIGLHGLTHRRAFEMDRTTWRGAVRDGKALLEDLTGSPVLGYRAPEWSLRGPAADWWQDLPELGFRYDSSRVPLAVIGDPAAPRRPYRLTEGLWELPPPVLWSGPVRMPLWGWGPRVLPYALVRRALEELASEDAGTPLVLHPWELDAEQPRLAGISLGHRYTHSIALRGYEGRLRELLGGIRLTTLDAWVAAR; encoded by the coding sequence CTGAGCAGCCTGCGCCTTCCCCTCTCCCTGGATTGGGAGGACTGGTTCCAGCTCTGCTGCCCGCCCTTTGACCAGCCCGAGGCCCTGGATCGCTTCGAGTGCCGGCTGCCGCTGGCCACGGAGCGGTCGCTGGCCTTCTGCGCCGAGCTCGGCGCCACGGCCACCTGGTTCTGCCTGGGCGACCAGGCCCGGCGCCATCCCGGCTTGCTGCGGCGCGTGGCGGCGCAGGGTCACGCCATCGGCCTCCATGGGCTCACGCACCGCCGGGCCTTCGAGATGGATCGGACCACCTGGCGGGGCGCGGTGCGCGATGGCAAGGCCCTGCTGGAGGACCTCACGGGTTCTCCTGTGCTGGGCTACCGGGCCCCGGAGTGGAGCCTGCGCGGCCCGGCGGCAGACTGGTGGCAGGATCTGCCCGAGCTTGGGTTCCGCTACGACTCCAGCCGCGTGCCCCTGGCCGTCATCGGGGACCCGGCGGCACCCCGGCGTCCCTATCGATTGACCGAGGGCCTGTGGGAGCTGCCTCCGCCGGTGCTCTGGTCCGGGCCGGTCCGCATGCCCCTCTGGGGCTGGGGGCCGAGGGTGCTGCCCTACGCGCTGGTCCGCCGGGCGCTGGAGGAGTTGGCGTCGGAGGACGCCGGCACCCCCCTGGTGCTGCACCCCTGGGAACTGGACGCGGAGCAGCCCCGCCTGGCGGGCATCTCCCTGGGCCACCGCTATACCCACAGCATCGCCCTTCGGGGCTATGAGGGCCGCCTGCGCGAGCTGCTGGGTGGGATCCGCCTCACCACCCTGGATGCCTGGGTGGCGGCGCGATGA
- a CDS encoding MotA/TolQ/ExbB proton channel family protein, which yields MAILAAPTGNEVNLLEVMLHAGPVSKSVLAILATFSLLSWVVIIRKALLYHRSREVSERFRGAFKRATDWRDLKQQVERFALSPLVGLFVAGYGEVTYQLRQVGPDGKPQLRSMEAVERSLQRASVVEMGRLERSLGGLATVAAVSPFIGLFGTVWGIIDAFRGIGATGNANLATVAPGISEALVATAIGLVAAIPALMAYNFFQGQLKQFQTELDDFSLEFISLSERNFT from the coding sequence ATGGCGATCCTGGCGGCACCCACGGGCAATGAGGTCAACCTGCTGGAGGTGATGCTCCATGCAGGTCCCGTCTCCAAGTCGGTGCTGGCGATCCTGGCCACCTTCTCCCTCCTGAGCTGGGTCGTGATCATCCGGAAGGCGCTGCTCTACCACCGCAGCCGGGAGGTGTCCGAGCGGTTCCGCGGCGCCTTCAAGCGCGCCACGGACTGGCGGGACCTCAAGCAGCAGGTGGAGCGGTTCGCCCTGAGTCCGCTCGTGGGGCTTTTCGTAGCCGGCTACGGCGAGGTCACCTACCAGCTGCGCCAGGTGGGCCCGGACGGGAAGCCCCAGCTGCGCAGCATGGAGGCCGTGGAGCGCAGCCTCCAGCGGGCCAGTGTGGTGGAGATGGGGCGGCTCGAGCGGTCCCTGGGCGGCCTGGCCACGGTGGCGGCCGTGAGCCCCTTCATCGGCCTCTTCGGCACCGTGTGGGGCATCATCGACGCCTTCCGCGGCATCGGCGCCACGGGCAACGCCAACCTGGCCACGGTGGCGCCGGGCATCTCCGAGGCCCTGGTGGCCACGGCCATCGGCCTGGTGGCGGCCATCCCCGCCCTCATGGCCTACAACTTCTTCCAGGGCCAGCTGAAGCAGTTCCAGACCGAGCTCGACGACTTCTCCCTGGAGTTCATCAGCCTCTCCGAGCGGAACTTCACCTGA
- a CDS encoding UDP-glucose dehydrogenase family protein: protein MQVLVIGSGYVGLVAAACFAEAGHHILGVDVDAAKVATLTRGESPIFEPGLDDLLAKHLATGALRFTTDLQAGIADADAAFICVGTPQSEDGSADMKYVLAVAGQIGKAMALRAKEAKPLIVVDKSTVPVGTAARVHAEIAAHTDRTFEVVSNPEFLREGSAIGDFLEPDRVVVGCRTDHAEAVMKGLYQPFLDRSGGKWFRMDPPSAELTKYAANAMLALRISFINEIANLAECVGADVDHVKTAIGADHRIGPAFLNPGPGFGGSCFPKDLQALLKVGREYGQPMMTLATTVEANRHQKQVLLRKVKEHFGVKAGVPAPLKDRRFALWGLAFKANTDDIRESMALELIDGLVNLGAEVVVHDFAAMGAVKAKIGDKVRYAETPLAACEGADALLIATEWPQYREADLEAVAKALKTRRLFDGRNLFRPEAMEAGGWSYHSLGRRAVEAK, encoded by the coding sequence ATGCAGGTGCTGGTCATTGGTTCGGGATACGTGGGGCTGGTGGCTGCGGCCTGCTTCGCCGAGGCCGGGCACCACATCCTGGGCGTGGACGTGGATGCCGCCAAGGTGGCCACCCTCACCCGGGGCGAATCCCCCATCTTCGAACCGGGCCTGGACGACCTCCTCGCGAAGCACCTGGCCACGGGCGCCCTGCGCTTCACCACCGACCTCCAGGCGGGCATCGCCGACGCGGATGCCGCCTTCATCTGCGTGGGCACGCCCCAGAGCGAGGATGGCAGCGCGGACATGAAGTACGTGCTGGCCGTGGCCGGTCAGATCGGCAAGGCCATGGCCCTGCGCGCCAAGGAGGCCAAGCCGCTCATCGTGGTGGACAAGAGCACGGTGCCCGTGGGCACAGCGGCCCGCGTCCACGCCGAGATCGCGGCCCACACCGATCGCACCTTCGAGGTCGTGAGCAACCCCGAGTTCCTCCGGGAGGGTTCGGCCATCGGCGACTTCCTGGAACCCGACCGCGTCGTGGTGGGCTGCCGCACGGACCACGCCGAGGCCGTGATGAAGGGCCTCTACCAGCCCTTCCTGGACCGCAGCGGCGGCAAGTGGTTCCGCATGGACCCCCCCAGCGCGGAGCTCACCAAATACGCCGCCAATGCCATGCTGGCCCTGCGCATCAGCTTCATCAACGAGATCGCCAACCTGGCGGAATGCGTGGGGGCCGACGTGGACCACGTGAAGACCGCCATCGGGGCGGACCACCGCATCGGCCCCGCCTTCCTGAATCCCGGGCCGGGCTTCGGCGGCTCCTGCTTCCCCAAAGACCTGCAGGCCCTGCTGAAGGTGGGCCGGGAGTATGGCCAGCCCATGATGACCCTGGCCACCACCGTGGAGGCCAACCGCCACCAGAAGCAGGTGCTCCTGCGCAAGGTGAAGGAGCACTTCGGCGTGAAGGCCGGCGTGCCCGCCCCCCTGAAGGACCGGCGCTTCGCCCTCTGGGGCCTGGCCTTCAAGGCCAACACCGACGACATCCGGGAGAGCATGGCCCTGGAGCTCATCGACGGCCTGGTGAACCTGGGCGCAGAGGTGGTGGTCCACGACTTCGCCGCCATGGGGGCCGTGAAGGCCAAGATCGGCGACAAGGTCCGCTACGCCGAGACGCCCCTCGCGGCCTGCGAGGGCGCCGATGCCCTGCTCATCGCCACGGAGTGGCCCCAGTACCGCGAGGCGGATCTGGAAGCCGTCGCCAAGGCCCTCAAGACCCGCCGCTTGTTCGACGGCCGCAACCTCTTCCGCCCGGAGGCCATGGAGGCCGGGGGCTGGAGCTACCACTCCCTGGGCCGTCGTGCCGTGGAGGCGAAATGA
- the tatA gene encoding twin-arginine translocase TatA/TatE family subunit, with the protein MGNLGMMEILLIGIALLIFFGPSRLPELGKSLGKGIQEFKKASRELTDSVKEDVVAPPADKDKK; encoded by the coding sequence ATGGGCAATCTCGGAATGATGGAAATCCTGCTGATCGGCATCGCGCTGCTGATCTTCTTCGGCCCCTCCCGCCTGCCCGAGCTGGGCAAGAGCCTGGGCAAGGGCATCCAGGAGTTCAAGAAGGCCAGCCGCGAGCTGACGGATTCCGTGAAGGAAGACGTCGTCGCCCCGCCCGCCGACAAGGACAAGAAGTAG
- the tatC gene encoding twin-arginine translocase subunit TatC, translating to MALPVTPPDKMSFWEHLQELRVRIVRSLAIVAVGFAVTYAFRFKLWAWAQKPFLEAMSRQTGKAVSALDPFAFTDLTEPFFSMMRLSLWSAAVLCAPFLFYQLWAFIRPGLLPKERRLVIPFVFVTSGCFLAGAAFAYKQAFKFLGDILFQEAASAGLRANLHASDYLDLFISTTLITGVMFELPVLFFFLAKFRIVTARLMLKYWRHATMAILIFSAFFTPGDVVVTTIFFSIVLLGLYFISVVVAWLAEPRTPR from the coding sequence ATGGCCCTTCCGGTCACGCCGCCCGACAAGATGAGCTTCTGGGAGCACCTGCAGGAGCTGCGAGTGCGCATCGTGCGCTCGCTCGCCATCGTGGCCGTGGGCTTCGCCGTCACCTACGCCTTCCGGTTCAAGCTCTGGGCCTGGGCCCAGAAGCCCTTCCTGGAGGCCATGTCGCGCCAGACCGGCAAGGCCGTCTCGGCTCTCGATCCCTTCGCCTTCACGGACCTCACCGAGCCCTTCTTCAGCATGATGCGGCTCTCGCTGTGGTCCGCGGCGGTGCTCTGCGCCCCCTTCCTCTTCTACCAGCTCTGGGCCTTCATCCGGCCCGGCCTGCTGCCCAAGGAACGCCGCCTGGTCATCCCCTTCGTCTTCGTGACCTCGGGCTGTTTCCTCGCCGGCGCGGCCTTCGCCTACAAGCAGGCCTTCAAGTTCCTGGGCGACATCCTCTTCCAGGAGGCCGCCTCCGCGGGGCTGCGGGCGAACCTGCATGCGTCGGATTACCTGGATCTGTTCATCTCCACCACGCTCATCACCGGCGTGATGTTCGAGCTGCCGGTCCTGTTCTTCTTCCTGGCCAAGTTCCGCATCGTGACCGCGCGGCTCATGCTGAAGTACTGGCGCCACGCCACCATGGCCATCCTGATCTTCAGCGCCTTCTTCACGCCGGGCGACGTGGTGGTGACCACCATCTTCTTCAGCATCGTGCTGCTGGGCCTCTACTTCATCTCCGTGGTGGTCGCCTGGCTGGCGGAACCACGCACGCCGAGGTAG
- a CDS encoding UDP-N-acetylglucosamine--N-acetylmuramyl-(pentapeptide) pyrophosphoryl-undecaprenol N-acetylglucosamine transferase, with the protein MSDTTPTFAGALVLTGGGTGGHFFPAMALAEGAHRRWPDRAIAFVGARRGIEARELPASPWPHLLLDVEGFLGRSPLRAAKSAWKLWRATAHLKALWRRERPWAVIGTGGYGAAPALLAARALGIPFFLHESNAAPGALVKLVAPRARRVWCGLEAVCPLLPRADCRVVGTPVRDAFLRAFRPAASLVPPLRLLVLGGSGGARALNEALLEVAGPLLEAAPEWEILHQAGPAEFERLKDRPRHVRHALVPFITRMDEAMESTSLVLSRSGASTCAELKAAGRAAILVPLPTSANDHQRRNALALVGEGRATVVEQGGEFPARLQGALRTLMADGDARRALGGPPEPNRAVALCLDDLADYLGVRGSASQATTTEMK; encoded by the coding sequence ATGAGCGACACCACCCCGACCTTCGCTGGAGCCCTCGTCCTCACCGGTGGGGGGACGGGCGGCCATTTCTTCCCGGCCATGGCCCTGGCGGAGGGTGCCCACCGCCGCTGGCCCGACCGCGCCATCGCGTTCGTGGGGGCGCGCCGCGGCATCGAGGCCCGGGAGCTGCCGGCCAGCCCCTGGCCCCATCTGCTGCTGGATGTGGAAGGCTTCCTGGGCCGCTCCCCCCTGCGGGCGGCGAAGTCCGCCTGGAAGCTCTGGCGCGCCACGGCCCACCTGAAGGCGCTGTGGCGCCGGGAGCGGCCCTGGGCCGTGATCGGCACCGGCGGCTACGGCGCGGCCCCGGCGCTGCTCGCGGCGCGGGCCCTGGGCATCCCCTTCTTCCTGCACGAGAGCAATGCGGCCCCGGGCGCCCTGGTGAAGCTGGTCGCCCCGAGGGCCCGGCGCGTCTGGTGTGGCCTCGAGGCGGTGTGCCCGCTGCTGCCCCGCGCCGACTGCCGGGTGGTCGGGACACCGGTGCGGGACGCCTTCCTGCGGGCGTTCCGGCCCGCGGCGTCCCTGGTGCCGCCCCTCCGGCTGCTGGTGCTGGGCGGCAGCGGCGGTGCCCGGGCACTCAATGAAGCGCTGCTGGAGGTCGCTGGACCATTGCTGGAAGCGGCCCCGGAGTGGGAGATCCTCCACCAGGCCGGGCCTGCGGAGTTCGAGCGCCTGAAGGACCGCCCCCGCCATGTCCGCCATGCCCTGGTCCCCTTCATCACCCGCATGGACGAGGCCATGGAGTCCACCAGCCTCGTCCTGAGCCGATCCGGGGCCAGCACCTGCGCCGAGCTGAAGGCCGCGGGCCGGGCGGCGATCCTGGTACCCCTGCCCACCAGCGCCAACGACCACCAGCGCAGGAACGCCCTCGCCCTGGTGGGGGAAGGGCGGGCCACGGTCGTCGAGCAGGGCGGCGAATTTCCCGCGCGTCTTCAGGGCGCCCTGCGGACGCTCATGGCGGACGGCGACGCCCGGCGGGCGCTGGGCGGTCCACCGGAGCCCAACCGGGCCGTGGCTCTCTGCCTGGACGACCTGGCGGACTACCTCGGCGTGCGTGGTTCCGCCAGCCAGGCGACCACCACGGAGATGAAGTAG